From one Rhopalosiphum padi isolate XX-2018 chromosome 2, ASM2088224v1, whole genome shotgun sequence genomic stretch:
- the LOC132919986 gene encoding bromodomain-containing protein 4-like, whose amino-acid sequence MKALPEKTEGTDDVDNGTVNANVIDERGTAVLECDNVIEILSSESEAEEEVQFHSEEEEQEEEEEEEEEEEEEEEEEEEEEEEEEEEEEGEEKEGEEEEEQEEEEEEKEVVCSKSHRSKKKHKKHHHRRHHHHRHHHHHEHGGTRIRKKHKKRSKEGSGPIFLWAKKEESKIMKIYCEDYDPGIKLVKTNGVWSSTPRSRVLAAAQSRSSVSGHIDVREVRETPNVRDEPVEQNPRPNNRIKENPRTSSEPILVDLNDNSIDFVDTISSDEEDDEEQTRARIDRALEMIEQDPALMSDVKISLPTIETTSAIKLPEGTTIHQIKAENVTVCGTVSATTPSPPPPPPALPLLSETPTMCNVGELTITTQQQQQNEPLNLETVSKRSALEIRLQEPPLKKKRVDKSPPAQPPLVSGQVKREWDPLSELKEVLSDPCLSVPDPLLVPRARLAALVASPATEIPKLLREPSLLPPPPPDPDLLAVSLSHLRSILQQQPGYADDRKSDGNQSSNIDQMLWLSYLSKDMTGVDADLISTMLSILLPNSTTAQQSFSYPQDKNQWNDMYYDGNIEPPYGSTPGYSKSDDCCTPVSPLPPPPPPQILPPPQQSHPLLLPPPPPSQMLPPTNAQPLKHQQSQLLPPSQPHVQQQQVPRLLPKRSLHHNMTSQLQRLPSHPQQMPPQLLPSRPQQLMQPPVLHRQPKRRVCQELCCNGSPSSCYGGSCCPKPSGYNPFTPMSPNGCNPFAVSPSDCNPFTATPAASCGGGNPKTCVTYNASSGAMPTCCFPSEIGCGYNGRSPSSPMPPRNPSVSPRNRAQFNYHTGPGQQQQISMTEVGNVINSCCIGVTGCNSGVTDYSNVVAGCNSGVSDSSSDINGSSSGINGSSSGVNGSNSGVNVSSGGVNDSSSGVNSSASGVTGCSSGVNGNSSGSTVSDIGADSQCSTVTNKPKTPLPATPASGDAGKPVFRPKIKVKEHLIDPNAKPRLLNIEGALHLAAGHDLFSSSLWHPLFGSQAKPYGCRWQWTTPVTTSASTSSDDTPADTKR is encoded by the coding sequence ATGAAAGCTTTACCGGAAAAAACGGAAGGCACTGACGACGTGGACAACGGCACTGTGAACGCGAACGTGATCGACGAACGCGGCACTGCGGTCCTGGAATGTGACAATGTGATTGAAATACTATCTTCGGAATCCGAGGCCGAAGAGGAGGTACAGTTTCATAGCGAGGAGGAAGAGCAGGAGGAAgaggaagaagaagaagaagaagaagaagaagaagaagaagaagaagaagaagaagaagaagaagaagaagaagaagaagaaggaGAAGAAAAAGAaggagaagaagaagaagagcaggaggaggaggaggaggagaAGGAGGTGGTTTGCAGCAAATCGCATAGGTCTAAAAAGAAACATAAGAAACAtcaccaccgccgccaccaccatCACCGCCACCATCATCACCACGAGCACGGCGGCACTCGTATCCGGAAAAAGCACAAGAAACGGTCGAAAGAAGGGAGTGGCCCAATATTTCTGTGGGCTAAAAAAGAAGAgtcgaaaataatgaaaatatactgCGAGGATTACGATCCGGGTATTAAACTGGTCAAGACCAACGGTGTGTGGAGTTCTACTCCTAGGTCTAGGGTTTTGGCGGCTGCTCAATCGCGTTCGTCCGTCAGCGGACATATAGACGTTAGAGAAGTTAGAGAGACACCAAACGTTCGTGACGAGCCGGTCGAGCAGAATCCACGACCGAACAACCGAATCAAAGAAAATCCAAGAACCAGCAGCGAGCCGATACTTGTCGACCTAAACGATAACTCTATCGACTTTGTGGACACTATAAGTAGCGATGAGGAGGATGATGAAGAGCAAACGAGGGCCAGGATCGACCGAGCACTGGAGATGATCGAACAGGACCCGGCGTTGATGAGTGACGTGAAAATTTCGCTACCTACGATTGAGACGACTTCGGCCATTAAGTTACCCGAGGGTACGACAATCCACCAGATCAAAGCCGAAAACGTCACGGTCTGCGGGACCGTTTCCGCAACGACaccgtcaccgccgccgccgccgccggcgcTGCCGTTATTGTCCGAGACGCCAACGATGTGCAATGTTGGCGAGTTAACCATAACGacgcaacagcaacagcaaaaCGAACCGTTAAACCTGGAAACCGTGAGTAAACGATCTGCTTTAGAAATTCGATTACAGGAGCCGCCGCTTAAGAAAAAACGCGTAGATAAATCACCCCCTGCACAACCACCATTGGTCAGTGGGCAGGTAAAACGCGAGTGGGATCCTTTGTCTGAGCTGAAGGAAGTGCTATCGGACCCTTGCCTGTCCGTGCCCGACCCGTTGCTTGTGCCCAGGGCCAGGCTGGCCGCCCTAGTGGCCAGCCCGGCCACAGAAATACCAAAACTCTTGCGAGAGCCATCGTTATTGCCGCCACCGCCCCCGGATCCTGACCTGTTGGCCGTCTCTTTGTCACATCTCCGGTCCATATTGCAACAGCAACCGGGCTACGCGGACGACCGCAAGTCGGACGGCAATCAATCGTCAAACATCGACCAGATGCTGTGGTTGTCATACCTGTCAAAAGACATGACCGGCGTCGACGCCGACCTGATATCCACTATGTTGAGCATCCTACTGCCCAACTCGACAACTGCTCAACAGTCGTTTAGCTACCCTCAAGACAAAAACCAATGGAACGACATGTATTACGACGGCAATATCGAACCGCCTTACGGTTCCACGCCCGGCTACAGTAAATCGGACGATTGTTGTACACCGGTGTCACCacttccgccgccgccgccgccacaaaTATTACCACCACCACAGCAGTCACATCCTCTGTTattaccaccaccaccaccgtcaCAAATGTTACCGCCAACAAATGCACAGCCTCTAAAACACCAACAATCACAATTGTTGCCGCCGTCGCAGCCACATGTACAGCAGCAGCAAGTACCGCGACTTTTGCCTAAGCGTTCGCTGCATCACAACATGACGTCACAACTGCAGCGGTTGCCATCACATCCGCAACAAATGCCGCCACAACTTTTGCCGTCGCGTCCGCAGCAACTAATGCAACCTCCGGTCCTACACCGTCAGCCAAAACGACGGGTTTGTCAAGAGCTGTGCTGCAACGGATCGCCGTCATCGTGTTACGGGGGCAGCTGTTGCCCAAAACCGAGCGGTTATAATCCGTTCACCCCAATGTCTCCGAACGGCTGCAACCCATTTGCTGTGTCTCCCAGTGATTGTAACCCGTTCACTGCAACTCCTGCTGCCAGTTGTGGTGGCGGAAATCCGAAGACTTGTGTCACATATAATGCGTCGTCGGGCGCGATGCCGACTTGTTGCTTCCCGTCGGAAATCGGTTGCGGGTATAACGGCAGATCTCCGTCGTCGCCAATGCCACCGCGAAATCCGTCCGTATCACCACGCAACCGCGCTCAATTTAACTATCATACCGGTCCGGGGCAACAGCAGCAGATATCGATGACGGAAGTCGGTAACGTCATCAACAGTTGTTGCATTGGTGTCACCGGCTGCAACAGTGGTGTTACCGACTATAGTAATGTCGTTGCCGGCTGTAACAGTGGTGTCAGCGACAGTAGCAGTGACATTAACGGTAGTAGTAGTGGCATTAACGGCAGTAGTAGTGGCGTCAACGGCAGTAACAGTGGTGTCAACGTCAGTAGCGGTGGCGTCAACGACAGTAGCAGTGGCGTCAATTCCAGTGCCAGTGGCGTTACCGGCTGTAGCAGTGGCGTCAACGGCAATAGCAGTGGCAGCACCGTCAGTGATATCGGCGCGGACTCTCAATGTTCGACTGTGACTAATAAACCGAAAACGCCACTGCCCGCAACGCCTGCCAGTGGTGATGCCGGTAAGCCGGTATTCAGGCCTAAAATCAAAGTCAAAGAACATTTGATCGACCCGAACGCGAAACCAAGACTTTTGAACATCGAAGGTGCCCTTCATCTAGCTGCGGGGCATGATCTGTTCAGTTCGTCTCTTTGGCACCCGTTGTTCGGCAG